GCTATGAGTTTTAGCATATTCAACCAGCTCGGGTTCAATAGACCCGGAGGCATCAGGAAGATGAAATGTATTGGCGGCATAGGGAAAATCCTGTTGAAAGAAATCTGTTAAAGAAGCCTGACGCGGGTATAATCGCAACCAATCTACATACCGAAGCTCCGGATACCGGGTTCCGTTGTTGCGGTGGTTGAAAAAATGTCTGTCCATAGAGCCATCCCAGCCCACCGGGTATAGATCCTCATACTCCTCAAGCTCGGATAATGTTGTAAAAGAAGCCTCTCTGACGAGGCCGACAGGAGCTGGGACTTCCGGTTTCTTTAAGCTCTCATCGTCACCATAGCAAATCACACCGGCCTGAAATATCCCGGGGAATAGAGGAATAGCGCTTTCATCTGGGAGCTCTGAACCGGTTGTCATCTCTTCTCCCGGTTCGTAACGATGAACTTCCTCTCCATCTACAAAGAAAAGTACCCGATCGGGAAGCCACTCAAAGGAGTAACTATGGACCGATTCGGCAGCATTGAATCCAAGTTCCAGCTTAAATGAATAGTGAGACGGAGCTGACGGGTCATCCAGTTTTGTATCTACAGCCAGGTAAATCTGAGAGGGATTGGAGCCTGGAACCATCATCCTGATATAACCGCCATTTTTATCTTTAAAATCGCTGAGTATAGAATGGATCTGAATCCTCGTATATACAGATTCTCCCTCAGCAGCCTTAAAATCCACTTTATACCTGCCAAAACGACTGATTCCAGTAGCGATAAGGCCTCCGCTGAGAACCGATTCCCGTTGACTGTCGTATGATACCAGGAACTCCGCCCCCTCGCCGGTGAATTGTGTATTTTCAATTGCCCGGATGTTAACAGAATCGGTAGCTTTACCTTCAGGAGGTGCAATCTCGGCCACAGGCAGGTGCCAGGAGTAATAATTCGAATTGGGGTTACTACGGTCTATTCCGAAGTGAAGGGGATAGGGTTCATCGGGGTATTCATAGACAAATATCTCTGAAAATGAACTGCCATTGGGTATTTTATTCAGAAATCCGTAAGGGTCTCTTTTGAATTCAGAAGAATTGGAACATGATGCAATAAATAAAACTGCAATAAAAAGGAAAAACAGCTCTTTTACGAAACGGGACACAGGTAGGACTCCTTAAGAATTCAGGATCTATTAAATCCAAGTATTTGCTATTTTATAAATAAAGGTAAATTCTGCATTATAATCCAAAAAGAAAATATCTCCCGTAGGTGATACGGCTATATTCGTTTTGGATTTTGATTCATCATACTCAAAGAACTCCAGCAGATAGCCTTCGGAATCCCGGATAATGATGTATTTTTCAAGAAAATTCCAGTAAGTATTCCCATATGAATCTTCTCCTGCTAACTGGATCTCCGTACTTTTTCCCGGAGGAATATCAAAGTCTTTATTTGACAATCTTTCACTATCTCTTAAGCCATTTTTATCCATATGATACTTATAATAAATATCATATTGAGAAGTGAATAATTTTCCATGGATTTCAACTGTTTTATCTATAGTCTTAATCTCATCCGATTCGATATCTAATTCTACGATTTCTTCATCTGTCAAAAAATTTGATATAATATCTACATCATCAATTAATTTCACAACAAAAATGCTGGCCTGGTCATCCTCGATAAATAAAAAGTCACCATATAAACAAAAACCCTTCCATCTCCCGGAAGAGATATTGCTTCCATCGACTATCCAGGTTTTATTTTCTCTGGTGAGCTGGATATAATTTCCAATCAACTTTAAAATAATCGAATTATCAAGATACATTATTTTAGATGGAAAGGTATCCCAGGATCCCCAATACCCCTTTTTATACAGGATGTTAGGAATCCTGCTTTGGACTTCTCTATCTTTGACAATGGCAATGCTATAATTCCAGGTATCGCCAAGTAAAAATTGAGATGAATCATTAATTGCAAAACCAGAGATTCCCGGTTTTTGGGAACCACTATTGGCGTTTCTGTAAAACTTTAACTGCTCCGAACGATCGCCGTTTTCCAGTTGGAATTCCAAAATCATATTCTTTTTTTCAATAGTTTGAGCAGAAAGAGAAAAGCTGAAAATAAAGAAAAATATAAAATAGAATAATCTTAAGTGATCTTTTATAACATTCTTTTTCATTTACACCTCAGAATTACCATTGTCTGGTGATTTTAAAAAACTCGATTTGTTCCGCTTGAATCTTCATGAAATAGATCGATCCATCGGGATGAATGGCCGGCGTGGAATCTGATTTGGTATGATCATAAAGAAATGAATCTATTAATCGATCATCCCCGTTGAAAACAATGATTCGTTTGCTTCCGACTTTCCAGTATCGATTCTGATGATTATCCGCCCCTAGATATTTGTTATTCACCATTTTAAAAAAAAGATCGTATGAAAATCCGTTGGCATGATCGAGATTCCTGTCCATATGGTTTATAAAAGTTAGGAAATCTTTTGTCTGAATTTCGCCATCGCGGAAAATGACATTATCAGCGTCGACGGAAACGCCCATTACAATATCTTTAATCTCTCTCTTATCATAAAGTGAATACTCACTGCCCTGATTTTCAATCGCAATGACCTCGCCATCGGCTAGATGATGAAAGAGCACAGAATCAATCCATATGAATTTGTCTGTCTTTAATTGATTGAATAGCTCTGTGCCTCCAAAACCATATTGAAAAAGATTGTCTCCTTTGTCAGATATAATATAAAAGGTGGATTCCTGGTCTCTTCCGTAAATCCGATCTTTGTTAATTTCAAGGGATGAGGAATAATAAACCGTTGAACTCCCATCAACATTAAGGATGCGCTTGAAATTAATATCTTCATCATAGATTGCCATTCGCTTGTTATGAGTATCCGCTATATAAACATCTCCCGTCTCATCAATGGCAAAAGATTGCGGCCCGCCGCTGAAAATATAGCCCGGATCATATTCATATCCCAACTCATTTTCTGAAGAACCGGTTTGGATAACCTTCAAAGAAACCATGGGATAATTATTGTAACTAACCGAAAACAATGTATGGCTTAGGAATATCAGGATTATTATTAACTTTTTCATTTACAATTCCTCTTCAGCATCCCGTTTACTTTCAAAAATCCCGATCTTTCATAAAAGTGAACGAGTTTATCGTCACAACATAGATCAATGGAATACATATCTTTCATTTTTTCAGTCAACCTTTCTAACAATTGCGTTCCAACTCCCTGCATCCTGTATTCCGGCAAGACTTCGAGCATGGGAATATAGGCGAAGAGTTTGTTATCGGAAATAGCATATATAAAACCGACGATCCTTCTTTTCCGGTCATCTACGGCCAAAAGTGAATGCTCTCTGTTTTTCAGAATATACAGTAGCGTTTCCGGTGAAGGGGGATCAGGCCAACCGTCAAAAAAGCCTTGAAAATCATCTTCACTGAAAGGAGTTGCATCATCTGTGTAGTATATCATGCAGAGATTATATACTTTAATTTTGAATATTACATCTAAAAAGAACCGCCCCGGATTATTGCGGTTTTCAGACAATTTTTACCTTTTTCCACTTGCCCCCGGCAAAGCGGATCCGGAGCATAATGTATCCGAGGTATTTCTCCACAGCCGTGGCGATCCAGGCCCCGGTCAGCCCCCATTTCAGATAATGGATTGAGATATAAACAAGAGGAATCCTGACAAATATCAACCCGACAAGGGAAACGAGTAGCGGCCACCTTGTGTCTCCGGCGCCTTTTATGGAACCGCTGTACACGAGAAAAGTATTCTGCGCCGGATTGATCACAGCCAGAATAAACAGGATGGGGCCAAAGACATCGATGACCTTTATGTCGGCCGTAAATATCCTGACCAGTCCATCTCCGGAAAGAAGAAAGAGTATGGAGACGATCAGGGAAATCAGAAAAGCCCCATGATGAAGAACCTGTACATAGAGAACAGCCCTGTCGGGCCGCTGTGCTCCCAGATGCCTTCCAGTGAAGGATGAGGACGCTATCCCCAGAGCCTGCCCAAGATTGGTGGAAAGATTGGATACCGTCAGGGCGACCTGATGGGCGGCAAATGCCACGGTTCCCAGATTGGCGATCATCCTGGTGTAGAGAAAAAATCCGCTTCTGAGAACCAGCTGCTCCGCCGCGGAAGATGAACCGATACCGGCAATACCTTTTAAAACAGTTTTATCCCAACCGAGAACGACTTTTCCCTTCAGCCTGACGGGCAATTTGGTTTTGAATAACAGAACCAGCCCCAGCATCGAGGCGGAAGCTTTGGAAACAGTCGCTGCCATCCCGGCTCCCCAAACCCCAAAAGCCGGTATAAAGGCAAACCCGAAAATCAGCACATACCCCAGCACCACATTAATAATGTTGGCCAGGATGTTTATAAGCATGGCGTTCCTCGAATCGCCAGCGCCTCTGAGGAGAGACGATACGGCCAGGGGTAAAACCTGAAAAACCGTTCCCGCCGCCATAAAGCGCATATAGGTTATTCCCTCTTTCAAGCTGTCTGACCGGGCCCCCATAAACATAACAATCTGTTCGGCGAAGATATAGAAAGGAAGTGAAATAATCAGTCCGGCGACAAAGGCAAACTGAATGGTCTGAACGATGACTTTTCTCGCGTTGCCATAATCCCGCGCGCCGGTGTACCGGGCGATCATGGCGGTAGCCCCGATATTGAAAGCCTGAAAAAGGGCAATGGAAATTCTGACAGGTTGACTGGACAATCCCACCGCGCTTAACGCCGCTGCGCCCAGACGTCCCACCATCGCCATATTGACAACTGAAATAAGCGAGAACAGAAAAAGCTCCGCCAGACAGGGTAATGTAAAACGGATTATCTCATCGTACATTTTTTTGTTCATAAAAGAATAATACAGCTACTCAAAAGCAATTATTGGCTATTATTTGACACATTTACTTATTATTGACTATATTTTGTCCAATGACTCAAAGTTACTCTTTAAAAGCCGGTTCAATAACTCTGGGATATAAAAAGAGCCGGAACATAAGCCAGACGCGCCATTTCCATGAGTTTTATGAGATTCTCTACATAATCGACGGAGTGCGGGATATTTTTGCAGGGAACAGAACAGTCACTCTCAAGAAAGGGGATTTCCTGCTTATCCCGCCTCATCTCATACACAAATCGCTTGAAAATGGTAAGGAATCGGAAATTTACTCTCTGTATCTCGAGAAAAATGAAGCGCTTAGATCAACAACTGAAGAAGGCGCGGTTTACTTTCCCTCACTTTCAGCACCGGCAGTACAGACAGGAATAGTGCTTACACGCATGGATAGGGAATTGAAGGAAAAAAGCGACTTCTATCAGATCATGTCCGAATCTCTGGCTGCTGAAATTTCAGTAATAATTGCCAGACATGGAGATATGAAACAGGACGGGAAAATCGAGATCCGGGACAACGGAAAAATCGAATCAATCATCCGTTTTATCGAAAATAATTACAGCGAAAATCTCAATCTGAAAATGCTGGCGGAACAGTTTTATATAAGCCCGTCCTACCTGAGCCGATTCTTCCACAGGAAAACCGGATTCACTCTCACAGAGTACATCAATCATATAAGAGCTTTACGGGCTCAGAAATTTCTGCGCGAAACATCGGAGGAGATAGGCCAGATCTCCCGGAAGTGCGGCTTCGGCAGCCTTTCGCAATTCGGGAGAATCTTTAAATCCATCAGCGGCATGACGCCCCGGGATTACAGAAAACTCACCCTAGTGGGTTGAACTCTCTTTCCAGCTTGAACGTCAAAGACTCCAGATCCAGCCCCGTCTGAGGAAAGAACAGCTTGATAAAGTGGTTCGTTCCGAAAATCATGCCCATGTGAAGAGTCTGCTCTTTCCACTCCCCTTCCGTCCCCTGCAGCGCAAGCGTGCCTATTAGCTGGTTGTCCATAAAAACGCTGACCGAAACCTGGGCCAGGACGTTGAGATCGCTTTTGTAGCGAACTTTCAGATCATACATCCCGAAGGTTCTGACAGTTATGCCGAAGAGCTCTTCACTGCCTCCCGACGTATTCATGGAGCTGCCGTCAATATCGGTACCTTCCGCGTTGATGCGGTAAAAGGTGAGGTTTTCCCTGTCGGCGACCTGATCCTCATCAGCTTTCATTTCTTTCAATTCCTGATCGCTGATCCGGCCCGATTTGTGTTCCATTGCCAGGGATCCCAGGAGAAACTTAAGAATATTCCGGGCGCTTCTCTGGAGATGAGCTCTTTTCAGTACACCCTTTTCCAGCATTTCCAGTGTATTGTCATTTCCCGCATTGGTAGCGGAATCGCCGACGCACATATAGAGGTCGTTCTGTGCTCTTATCATAGCGGCCGTATTGTTTCTGGAAGGTTCTTCCCCTTCGAAATTCATCTGAGCCCACCAATCGGTCATGGCGATTCCATGAAACCCCCACTGATCGCGCAGAACGGTCGTACACAAATCATAATTCCCCGCTGTCCAGATGCCGTTCAAAGCTCCGTAAGTGGTCATGACAGAGTATGCGCCGCCCTCTTTTACAGCGATTTCAAACCCCTTGAGGTAAATCTCCCTTAGAGCTCTTTCAGAGACAACAGAATCGGAAGAACTCCGTCCCGCCTCCTGGTTATTGGCGACAAAATGTTTGATTGTTCCGGTCACATTGGATTCGGCCATACCCAGAAGCTGGGCAGCGGCAATTTTTCCCGTTAGCAGAGGATCTTCCGAGATATACTCGAAATTCCGTCCGTTCAGAGGATTTCTGTGGATATTGATTCCCGGACCGAGTATGGTCTCTATCCGGTTTTTCCTCAATTCCCGTCCGAGCATAACAAAGAGATCGCGGACCAGATCATCATTGAAGGTGCAGCCGAGAGCCGTTCCGTTGGGAAGGCTGAAGGCTTTGGTTCCACAATCCATCCGAATACCCGAAGGGCCGTCGGCACAGCAACCTACAGGAATTCCCCGATCCGCCAGACTATCGGTTAAACCGCCGAATGCGGCGGCTACTCCCGGCGTCGCTTTAGGACTGCTCATCCCTTCGCCTCTGGTCAGGCAGGCCATTTCCTCATCGGAGAGCTGAGCAATAAAATCATCAAGAGAGGTTTTCCCTTCATAGACTTCTCCGAAAGAGATACCACGGTCTCCTGTAAAGGCGATTTCTTCGGGACTTCTGTCATCAATCCGCTTCTGAAGATCGACAGTTCTCAGGGGAACGGGCTGACGCCCTTCCGCAAAGAATCCCTCTTCCCTTTGAACCGGCTTCAGACGATTGAAGAATGTGACGGGAGCACAGGCTTCCTCAAGCGTCTCGATAACAGTGAAATCCTGCTCAAATGATCCTACCTTCAAAGCCTGACGCACATCGGATCCGGCATAAATATTGTATCTTCCCGCTTCCAGGATAAAAGATGATTTTGAACCCGTGACACCGCTGTCATCATAGGAAGCCAGCCTTGTCTTCGGTATATCCAGAGTGATGGAAGCTGATTCTCCCGGTTTTAGAACTTCAGTTTTTCCATAGGCGACAAGAACCCGGACAGGTTTGCCCAGTTTACCCTGTGGCGCCTCGCTATAGACCTGAACAATCTCTTTACCGGCGGAATAGCCTCTATTGATTATAGTCGCCTCAACAGATATTGATTCAGACTTAATCGCAGTAAGTTCGGCTTCAATGGTAAAATCCGTATAAGAAAGACCGAATCCGAAGGGATAGAGCACCTTTTCCTTTGCAAAAGTTTCGAAATAGCGGTACCCCACATAGATATCTTCTTCATAGATATTCGTTTTCAGATCCCCGAAGTTTTTTGTCGAGGGATAATCATCGGCTTTTAAAGCAATGGTATCTGTCAATCTGCCACAGGGATTTATATCTCCGGTCAGAATATCGACAACGCCATGTCCCCCTTCCTGACCTCCCTGCCAGGCAGCGAGAACAGCGGATGGATCACTTTTTTCCAGCCAGCTCATATCAATGATATTTCCCGTATTGAGTATGACAACTGATCGGGGAAAGTAGCGGCAGACTGTCGCTATCATCTGCTCTTCCAGTTCAGTCAGACGATAACTTCCCGCTTCGTCTTTCGAATCCTGGTCCTCTCCACCGGTCCGTCCGATTACAATAAGAGCCAGATCCGATTCTTCAGCCGCTTTTCGTACCAATTCCTCATGGAGAGGCATTTCCGCTTGAGACCAGGGAACTTTTCCCCACCCCTGCCCTTCATCGTAAGGATTATCAATCAACCAGTTTTCATAGGCGTCCAGAACAGACTCATTAGTTGAAATTTCATCATGTTCTTTCAGCGCATCGAGAAGACCTATCGTGTAGCGGGTATTAACCAGACCGCCGGAACCGAGCCCCGATTTATAATAATGAAACATGGACCGGCCGAAAAGAGCGATAGACTCCCCCTTCCTGACGGGCAGTGTCGCTTTATCGTTTTTCAACAGGACGCACCCTTCGGCTGCAGCTTGTCTGGCCAGAGCGGCATATTTTTCCTGGTCCAGCTTTATATAATCTCTCACAATAGAATCTCCCGATTGAATGATGAAAGAATAATAGGGTAAATCATCAATCCTATCCAGAGGGGAAGCGCGATTCCCTATTTCTGTATTGTCCAGGCGTGCAACCCCGTATTTTACGGAAGCGGCGGATAAAATAGGAATGGCTTTCGTATCCCGATTCTTCTGATATCTGTAGAAGGGGAAGATCGGTATTGCGGAGAGAATGCAACAAAACATTACTGGGAACGGAATGGCCCGGTGGATGGAGCTTTGCATTGATTGGATGGATAGGTGGTATAGTTGAATTCGATGAAGAAGCACATCTCTTCTATGGGGAAGTTATTGGATTACTTGATGCCATCGCTTTTCAGAGACATTTATGGTTCGGACTCCTTCGGATCAGAGTGTATCCCAGAACAGGTTCGATAGACAACAAATTAAACTTTATTGCTGATCCTTTAGCTCCAGGCGTCCGGCGGTATACCGCTTCCTTCCATATTCGATTTCAACGTACTGATAGGAAGTTCTTTACCCTTGTGAAAAGGGACAATTATCTGATAGCCGGTCTTGAAGTTCTTCCATTTCTGATGGCTCCCTTTCTGGCTGACCTCCTCAAATCCATGATATGAGTGAATCTTGGTAACTTCTGAGGCTGATAATCTTTTCTATAGGGGGGACACTAAATAGCGACCTCATAGACCTTGGCATCGGGGCTCAAGGCATGAGTATCGGGTTCCAGATAAAGGGCGATGGCTTCTTTGACGTTTTCCATGGCTTCAGCTTCCGTGTCGCCACAGGAAGTACAGCCGGGAAGTTCAGGACATACGGCGCTGAATGAGTCTGTTTCCTGATCGTATTTAATTATTACTCTTACATGCATAGTTCTTTCCTAACATTTAGTATACATAAATACGTGCTCTTTTTCTATTCAAATCAAATAACTACTCTCTCAAGATCTTTACCAACTTTACTGCTGATAAAAGCAAGAACGATATGCTTGTGGGAACCGACTTTATCAGAGAGACACAAAGCAGGTCTGACCTTACTCGACGATAAATCAGTAAACGGAAAGGGAGCAAGTACGATAGTTCCTTTTACCATTCGACGGGCTTCCCGTCTTCCATGGTGTAGATATCTTCTTCAGGATCATTCAGAAAATCAAAAAAAAGCGCTGACCGTCTAAGGCCAGCGCTTTCTAATGCGATCAGTCAATCCAATTCGGTTCTATATTTCCACTACCCCAGTTCCTGCTGAAATAATTATGATATATAACTGTTCGATCATCATCGGAATAATCTACATCCCAGGAAGAAAGATCATGATCGGTAAAAGAAGATACACCGTAAAGCATAGCCGCAAAATTAGTAACTTTAGAAACATCCCATTTGCTGAGATCTTCATCAAATTTGAGTGAAGATTCAAACATAGAAGCCATATTTGTAACATTAGAAACATTCCAGTTTTCTAAACCCGGTTCAATGAAGAAGTTTGCCTCTTTGAACATGGCGCTCATATTAGTGATATTTGATACATCCCAGGAACTGAAATCTTCAAAGATAGCAGCGTCATAAAACATATAACTCAAATCTGTAACTTGGGATAAATCCGGGGCATCTTCTGCAATAGTTTTAAAATTCGGACAGGAATAAAAGGCATGATTCATACTCTTCCACTCTATTGTTCCCCAATTGACCACGGAATGAATATTGTATCGGTTCGTGTAACTTGAAGATGAAAAATTGATTGCCGGAAAAGTTCCGGTAATTTTTACAGTATACTCCACCATTGAGCTGGCATATGTGTGAGTCGCATCGCCGGTTAGACCGGATTCCGATGTTCCGTCACCCCAATCAATATTGTAATTATATATATAACTACTGTCTGTAGGGATGGTAATTGATTTGTCTGTATAATCTCCAGTCCATTTGGTTACAAATGCTGTATCTCTCCATTTTGCATATAAGTTCAGATCGGCATCATCTGTATAAATGTCTCCACCCTCATAATCCATTCCGCTTCCATCGGGCTCTGTGTTCCACCTTAAAAACAGATAATCTGATTTTGCCAGATTGCCTGTATTATCAGCCAAATCAATGCTCAGTCCTTCCTCTTTCTGCTGAGTTCCAGGGACTGTTCCCGAGTCCGCTCCATTAGCATGGTAAATAATAGAGAAGGAACTCTGTGAATCGGAATCTGTTGGTATTGTCGGTGTTGTAGGAGAGGAACATCCGGCAAAAATAATAATGACAGTTAAGACCAAAATATAAAAATAATTTTTTACTAAGTGTCCTGTTAATGATATAAAAAAACTCTGTGTATTCTCTAGCATGGATTTACCTCAATTTTAATGTTTACTAAGAGAAATACGCAGCTTTTAGCTGTATTGCTTCAAAATTAAGATAATTTTTCACTCATACCGAAACAGAGACTGTCCATCCCCGATCCTCTTCAGCTGATCTGTCTCTTTCAGCTCCCCTTTATAACAGACCTTACAGGATACAGCCTGTGAGCAATCAAAACACAGATCGGCTATCCGGCCGTCTTTCCAGTTAACAGTTAAGCCAAAACATCCTTTGGTCCGATACCCCCTCAGAGATCCTGTGGGCCATGCCCTATCACGTAGAAAGATCTCATCGCGTGAGTATAGATAATGGTTCCTCAGATGAAGAGCCAGCCACACTCCGCCGCCCAGTAATTCATTTCCCTTATGATATTGAGTGTGAAGAACAGAACAGACCGGAACCTACAACTGGGAAAAATGGCAAAATACCAAAGCACAGGCAGATTTCAGAGACAGGTTGTCTGAAGAAGCCAGCGGGTACTAATTAACTGGAAGAGTTTCCTCCGTCAGGCTGCCCTTTGGGGCAGCTTATTTTTTGATCAATAGGTCTTTTCTATCAAACAATTTTACTACCGGAATGCGAATACAGAGATCTTCCTTATTCAACCTTTCTCAAGTGCCTCCCAGATCCCGTTTATATAAGCGATCCCCAGCGCCCGATCATAGAGCCCGTAACCGGGTCTCGCCTGTTCGCCCCAGATCATTCTGCCGTGGTCCGGCCTGGCATAACCGTCGAACCCAGACTGGTACAGCGCCTTCAGGATAGCGAACATATCGAGTGATCCGTCCCCGCTGAAGTGGGACACTTCACGAAAATACCGCGGCTTCGTAATCCGGATATTCCGGATATGGACAAAATGCAGTTTTCCCTTTGAAACCGCCGATTCGATCATGGCCGGAATATCATTGTCGGGATGGCTTCCCAGACAGCCTGTGCAGAGAGTGATCCCGTTCATTCTGTTCTCGTTGAGAGCCATGATCGCTTCCATATCACCCTGGTTTTTGAATATGCGGGGAAGCCCGAAAACGCTCCAGGGAGGATCGTCGGGATGTATGGCCATAGCCACGCCGGTTTCTTCGCAGACCGGCATAATGGCATCGAGGAAATACTTCAGATTTTCCCTCAGCTTTTCCTCGGTAATGACGGAAAACTTTGAAAACAGATCGACTATTTTCGCCATTCTCTCCGGTTCCCAGCCCGGAAGGCTGTAGGTCTCGGCTTTTTCCAGCATATAATCGGCAATGGTATCGGGTTTGATCTCCGCTATTATGGACTCGTTGTACTCCATTGTCTGAGAACCGTCGGGAAGCGGGGCATCGAGGCTGGACCGGGTCCAGTCGAAAACAGGCATGAAATTGTAGCATATGACCTTCACTCCCGCTTCGGCAAGACGGGAAATAGTCAGTTTATAGTTCTCGATATGAGCATCCCGCTCGGGACTGCCTAATTTGATGGCATCGCTAACATTGACGCTCTCCACAACTTCAAACTGAAGCCCCGCATCATTGATGCTTTTTTTCAGAGCCAGTATTTCATCCATGGGCCAGGCTTCTCCGGCCGGAATGTGGTGCAGAGCGCCGGCAACACCGTCTATGTTGGGTACCTGTCTTATCTGCTGAAGGGTGACAGTGTCATTTTCCTCACCGAACCACCGCATGATCATTTTCACTTTTTAGCATCCTTCTGAGCCGACAGAAAATCATAGAGCTCCTGTCCCTGCCCACCAAGTGTCTGTTTGTTTAGGACAAAACTCTGTTTTGTCCCGGTATAGAGAATAAGAATTTCTCCGACCCTTTTTACTGATATCAGATCGGAAAAGGGGATAAGCGTGCTGCTCTTTTCCGATATAACCCTGATTCCCGAACCGTCTATCTTCATTTCCAGACCATCGGGTATCGAGGCGACGATCTTCCTGCTGCGCATATAGATAAAAAGAGGCTGAACCAGAGGAAAAAGAAGTATTCCCGCAACAATAAG
The Spirochaeta isovalerica genome window above contains:
- the uxuA gene encoding mannonate dehydratase; this translates as MIMRWFGEENDTVTLQQIRQVPNIDGVAGALHHIPAGEAWPMDEILALKKSINDAGLQFEVVESVNVSDAIKLGSPERDAHIENYKLTISRLAEAGVKVICYNFMPVFDWTRSSLDAPLPDGSQTMEYNESIIAEIKPDTIADYMLEKAETYSLPGWEPERMAKIVDLFSKFSVITEEKLRENLKYFLDAIMPVCEETGVAMAIHPDDPPWSVFGLPRIFKNQGDMEAIMALNENRMNGITLCTGCLGSHPDNDIPAMIESAVSKGKLHFVHIRNIRITKPRYFREVSHFSGDGSLDMFAILKALYQSGFDGYARPDHGRMIWGEQARPGYGLYDRALGIAYINGIWEALEKG
- a CDS encoding YcxB family protein encodes the protein MEFSFQYKVRPGNLLILGLANTYRSMAGLVNLIFTISMILLAVRFWADGSRDVRILIVAGILLFPLVQPLFIYMRSRKIVASIPDGLEMKIDGSGIRVISEKSSTLIPFSDLISVKRVGEILILYTGTKQSFVLNKQTLGGQGQELYDFLSAQKDAKK